A portion of the Carya illinoinensis cultivar Pawnee chromosome 11, C.illinoinensisPawnee_v1, whole genome shotgun sequence genome contains these proteins:
- the LOC122281719 gene encoding receptor-like protein kinase THESEUS 1: MKFLGSEILDRAKMKAVKLVPLVLAIILFMGHGSCASFTPVDNYLIACGSSKNVTFQDRTFVSDSEHSSLVLRSGNSSVASSNSTTPPPIYQSARVFLGMASYKFEIKQKGRHWVRLYFYPLPKSGENLTSASMSVVTDNFVLLNNFTFNKYNGSYMFKEYAINVTSDTLTLTFVPSNNSVAFINAIEVVSIPHEVLPDQALALNPSTPFNGLSELALETVYRLNMGGPLLTAQNDTLGRVWENDVKYLHVNSSAESVSVSPANIMYPAAITPETAPNLVYATAETMGDANVPNDNFNITWVFSVDPNFMYFVRVHFCDIVSKSLNNLVFNLFINDDIALGSLDLSSLTGELGVPYYKDFVSNSSANSHTLTVSVGPDTMADLTDAIMNGLEIMRISNEVGSLNGHLSVKSLLPSSPTKKSNIGIIIGSIVGAAAAVVLVLIGLCYCCLVARKSKTTQQERPWLPLPLYGNSQTMTKMSTTSQKSGTASCISLTSTNLGRFFMFQEILDATNKFDENLLLGVGGFGRVYKGTLEDGTKVAVKRGNPRSEQGVAEFRTEIEMLSKLRHRHLVSLIGYCDERSEMILVYEYMANGPLRSHLYGTDLPPVSWKQRLEICIGAARGLHYLHTGAAQSIIHRDVKTTNILLDENFVAKVADFGLSKTGPALDQTHVSTAVKGSFGYLDPEYFRRQQLTEKSDVYSFGVVLMEVLCTRPALNPVLPRDQVNIAEWGMSWQKKGMLDQIMDPNLVGNVNPASLKKFGETAEKCLAEYGVDRPSMGDVLWNLEYALQLEETSSALNEPEDNSTNHIPGIPLTPLEPFDNSVSMVDGGNSGTEDDDAEDAATSAVFSQLVNPRGR, encoded by the coding sequence ATGAAGTTTCTTGGATCTGAGATCTTAGATAGGGCGAAGATGAAAGCAGTGAAGTTGGTACCCCTGGTTCTGGCTATTATTCTCTTTATGGGTCAtggatcatgtgcctcattcACTCCTGTCGATAACTACTTAATTGCTTGTGGTTCCTCAAAAAATGTAACATTCCAAGATCGAACTTTTGTTTCTGATTCAGAGCATTCTTCACTTGTCCTAAGAAGTGGCAATTCCAGTGTTGCCAGTTCCAATTCTACTACTCCGCCTCCAATCTACCAATCTGCCCGAGTTTTCTTAGGCATGGCTTcttataaatttgaaattaagcaGAAAGGTCGGCATTGGGTCCGCCTCTATTTTTACCCTCTTCCAAAGTCAGGCGAAAACTTGACCTCTGCCTCCATGTCTGTAGTCACTGATAATTTTGTGCTCTTGAACAACTTCACGTTCAATAAGTACAATGGCTCTTATATGTTTAAGGAGTACGCAATCAATGTGACTTCAGATACCTTGACTCTCACTTTCGTTCCTTCTAACAATTCGGTTGCATTTATCAATGCAATTGAAGTTGTCTCTATCCCACATGAGGTGCTCCCGGACCAGGCGTTGGCTCTAAATCCCTCTACTCCTTTTAATGGCCTCTCTGAACTTGCCCTGGAAACTGTTTACCGGCTAAATATGGGGGGTCCTTTGCTGACCGCTCAAAATGATACCCTTGGAAGGGTTTGGGAGAATGATGTTAAGTACCTCCATGTGAACAGTTCTGCAGAGAGTGTGTCAGTCAGCCCTGCAAACATAATGTATCCAGCTGCGATCACCCCTGAAACAGCACCTAATTTGGTTTATGCCACTGCTGAAACGATGGGAGACGCAAATGTACCCAATGATAACTTCAACATAACTTGGGTCTTCTCTGTCGACCCAAacttcatgtattttgttcggGTACATTTCTGTGATATTGTGAGCAAGTCTCTAAACAATCTAGTTTTCAATCTCTTCATAAATGACGATATTGCTCTTGGGAGTCTTGATCTATCATCTCTTACTGGTGAGTTGGGTGTGCCTTATTATAAAGACTTTGTTTCCAACTCCTCAGCAAATTCACATACTTTGACTGTGAGTGTTGGTCCGGACACTATGGCAGATCTCACTGATGCCATCATGAATGGGCTAGAGATAATGAGGATCAGCAATGAAGTTGGGAGCTTGAATGGGCATTTATCTGTCAAGAGTCTCCTTCCTAGTTCACCCACAAAGAAGAGCAATATAGGAATAATTATTGGTTCTATCGTAGGAGCTGCAGCTGCAGTTGTACTTGTACTAATTGGTTTGTGTTATTGCTGCTTGGTGGCCCGCAAGTCAAAGACCACTCAGCAAGAGCGCCCATGGCTGCCTTTGCCCTTGTATGGAAACTCTCAGACCATGACAAAAATGTCAACAACTTCCCAAAAGAGTGGAACAGCTAGCTGCATTTCACTGACTTCCACCAATCTTGGCCGGTTCTTCATGTTCCaagaaattttggatgcaaCGAACAAGTTTGATGAAAATCTACTTCTTGGTGTAGGCGGCTTTGGCAGGGTTTACAAGGGAACTCTAGAGGATGGCACAAAAGTGGCCGTTAAAAGAGGGAACCCCAGATCTGAACAGGGTGTTGCTGAATTTCGAACTGAGATCGAAATGTTATCCAAGCTCCGCCATCGTCACCTTGTGTCTCTCATTGGCTATTGTGATGAAAGGTCAGAAATGATTCTTGTGTATGAATACATGGCTAATGGACCCCTCAGGAGCCATTTGTATGGAACAGATCTACCACCTGTATCATGGAAGCAACGACTTGAAATTTGCATTGGTGCTGCAAGGGGCCTTCATTATCTACACACCGGTGCAGCTCAAAGCATAATTCACCGAGACGTGAAGACGACTAACATTCTCttggatgagaattttgtagCCAAAGTTGCTGATTTTGGCCTTTCAAAGACTGGTCCGGCTCTGGATCAGACCCATGTCAGCACAGCTGTTAAAGGTAGTTTTGGTTACCTTGACCCTGAATACTTTAGAAGGCAACAGCTTACCGAGAAATCAGACGTGTATTCATTCGGAGTAGTCCTAATGGAAGTTCTCTGCACCAGACCGGCTTTAAACCCTGTTCTCCCTAGGGATCAAGTCAATATAGCAGAATGGGGGATGAGCTGGCAAAAGAAGGGCATGCTGGATCAAATCATGGACCCGAATCTGGTGGGGAACGTGAATCCGGCTTCTCTTAAGAAGTTTGGTGAGACAGCTGAGAAGTGCCTGGCTGAGTATGGGGTCGACAGGCCTTCAATGGGAGATGTCTTGTGGAATCTTGAATACGCACTTCAGCTCGAGGAGACTTCATCTGCGCTCAATGAACCAGAAGATAACAGCACAAACCACATTCCTGGAATCCCATTGACCCCGCTTGAACCATTTGATAACAGCGTAAGTATGGTTGATGGAGGGAACTCTGGCACAGAAGATGACGATGCGGAAGATGCTGCCACAAGTGCTGTATTCTCTCAGTTAGTAAATCCTCGTGGAAGATGA
- the LOC122282675 gene encoding uncharacterized protein LOC122282675: MEIFSRNGLLIILLLFIFGAVHIDAETKTCTSKGSPCRFKKIPCPSQCPTSSSTNPKAKVCYVNCNSPVCQAECKHRKANCNAPGSGCYDPRFIGGDGIVFYFHGKSNEHFSLVSDLNLQINARFIGLRPAGRTRDFTWIQALGLLFDSNTFSLEATRAATWDDEIDRLRFTYNGKELMIPEGHLSVWRSPENDLRVERTSNKNSVIVILPEFAEISINVVPVTKEDDRIHNYRIPSDDSFAHLEAQFRFYGLSSKVEGVLGRTYQPDFVNPAKPGVAMPIVGGEDKYRTTSLLSSDCSSCMFSPAEALDQNDSVVMEYSMLDCTSRATGGNGIVCRK, from the exons ATGGAGATTTTTAGCAGGAATGGGTTACTGATCATTCTTCTGCTCTTCATATTCGGCGCTGTGCATATCGATGCAGAAACTAAGACATGCACCAGTAAAGGTAGCCCATGCCGATTTAAAAAGATCCCCTGTCCATCCCAATGTCCTACATCATCATCAACAAACCCGAAAGCAAAAGTTTGCTATGTCAACTGTAATTCACCCGTATGCCAAGCTGAGTGCAAAC ATCGTAAAGCTAACTGCAACGCCCCCGGATCAGGATGCTATGATCCCCGTTTCATTGGTGGAGATGGCATCGTTTTCTACTTCCACGGCAAGAGCAATGAGCATTTCAGCCTAGTTTCCGATCTCAACCTCCAAATCAATGCCCGCTTCATCGGGCTCCGGCCAGCAGGCAGAACCAGGGACTTTACTTGGATTCAAGCCCTAGGTCTCCTGTTTGACTCCAACACTTTCTCTCTTGAGGCCACCCGAGCGGCGACCTGGGATGACGAAATTGACCGTTTGAGATTCACTTACAATGGGAAGGAGTTAATGATACCAGAAGGCCATCTCTCTGTATGGAGAAGCCCTGAAAACGACCTTCGAGTGGAGAGAACATCCAACAAGAACAGCGTCATAGTCATACTCCCTGAGTTTGCAGAGATATCAATCAATGTTGTGCCCGTAACCAAGGAAGATGACAGAATCCACAACTATCGCATACCTTCTGATGACAGTTTTGCTCACTTGGAGGCACAGTTCAGATTCTACGGCCTATCCTCGAAAGTCGAAGGGGTTCTTGGGCGGACTTACCAGCCAGATTTTGTTAATCCGGCAAAGCCAGGGGTGGCTATGCCAATCGTGGGAGGTGAGGACAAGTACAGAACCACATCACTCCTCTCATCAGATTGCAGTTCTTGCATGTTCTCTCCGGCTGAAGCTCTGGATCAGAACGACTCGGTGGTTATGGAATATAGTATGCTAGACTGCACCAGTCGAGCCACCGGTGGTAATGGAATTGTTTGTAGGAAATGA
- the LOC122282676 gene encoding protein ULTRAPETALA 2-like isoform X2, which produces MAEELNNMSELERGPDFIEVKCGYTNKKYGDFVGKLRISVSGHFVIDCKCYPECSKATLTPDNFLKHCGKLGTRNWKRNIWIIVNDEKVSLRKTVLLNYYRNASNISTGPKNSKRERKFHRDEFIKCSTCSKERRFRQRNREERRIYHDALANERWRCADRPYDKITCADEEERVCRKICRGCPRSATCSGCPSCVCFGCLKCRFLDCECRTCVDFIQNAEP; this is translated from the exons ATGGCCGAAG AGCTGAACAACATGAGTGAACTCGAGAGAGGACCAGATTTCATTGAGGTCAAATGCGGATACACTAATAAAAAGTACGGTGATTTCGTCGGAAAGCTTAGGATTTCTGTCTCTGGTCATTTTGTGATCGATTGCAAGTGCTACCCCGAATGCTCGAAAG CAACTTTAACTCCTGATAATTTCCTGAAACATTGCGGGAAATTAGGGACGAGAAACTGGAAACGTAACATTTGGATCATTGTTAACGACGAGAAGGTTTCTCTCCGTAAGACCGTTCTGCTCAATTACTACAGAAATGCATCAAATATCAGTACTGGCCCAAAAAACTCCAAACGGGAACGAAAATTTCATCGCGATGAATTTATAAAATGTTCAACATGTAGTAAGGAGCGCAGATTTCGTCAACGAAATCGTGAGGAACGTAGGATATACCATGATGCATTGGCCAATGAGAGGTGGAGATGTGCTGATCGGCCTTATGATAA GATAACCTGCGCTGATGAAGAAGAGAGGGTATGCCGTAAAATCTGCAGGGGCTGTCCTCGTTCTGCGACATGCTCGGGCTGCCCCTCTTGTGTTTGTTTCGGCTGCCTCAAGTGCCGCTTTTTAGACTGCGAATGCCGCACTTGTGTTGACTTCATACAGAATGCAGAACCTTAA
- the LOC122282676 gene encoding protein ULTRAPETALA 2-like isoform X1 → MAEGDHRHEEYYVNAIVFDDEELNNMSELERGPDFIEVKCGYTNKKYGDFVGKLRISVSGHFVIDCKCYPECSKATLTPDNFLKHCGKLGTRNWKRNIWIIVNDEKVSLRKTVLLNYYRNASNISTGPKNSKRERKFHRDEFIKCSTCSKERRFRQRNREERRIYHDALANERWRCADRPYDKITCADEEERVCRKICRGCPRSATCSGCPSCVCFGCLKCRFLDCECRTCVDFIQNAEP, encoded by the exons ATGGCCGAAG GAGATCATAGGCATGAAGAGTACTATGTGAATGCAATTGTGTTTGATGATGAAGAGCTGAACAACATGAGTGAACTCGAGAGAGGACCAGATTTCATTGAGGTCAAATGCGGATACACTAATAAAAAGTACGGTGATTTCGTCGGAAAGCTTAGGATTTCTGTCTCTGGTCATTTTGTGATCGATTGCAAGTGCTACCCCGAATGCTCGAAAG CAACTTTAACTCCTGATAATTTCCTGAAACATTGCGGGAAATTAGGGACGAGAAACTGGAAACGTAACATTTGGATCATTGTTAACGACGAGAAGGTTTCTCTCCGTAAGACCGTTCTGCTCAATTACTACAGAAATGCATCAAATATCAGTACTGGCCCAAAAAACTCCAAACGGGAACGAAAATTTCATCGCGATGAATTTATAAAATGTTCAACATGTAGTAAGGAGCGCAGATTTCGTCAACGAAATCGTGAGGAACGTAGGATATACCATGATGCATTGGCCAATGAGAGGTGGAGATGTGCTGATCGGCCTTATGATAA GATAACCTGCGCTGATGAAGAAGAGAGGGTATGCCGTAAAATCTGCAGGGGCTGTCCTCGTTCTGCGACATGCTCGGGCTGCCCCTCTTGTGTTTGTTTCGGCTGCCTCAAGTGCCGCTTTTTAGACTGCGAATGCCGCACTTGTGTTGACTTCATACAGAATGCAGAACCTTAA